The region CCCTTCTCCATTCCCCTTTCCATCCCCTTCTTCTCAGCATACCTTATAGATGCCTGCTGGATGTAAATAAAGTCTTTCCGCTTAAACTGCATCTCTAATTCCTCAGCACTCAATCCAGCCTGGTTTACTATCTCAAATGCCCTCTTTATCTCTACTTCCTTCTCCAAGGTCTTCGGTATATACTCTAAATTACCAGCATTCTTGATAAAATATATCCATCTATCCGTAATATTCTCCAATTCGTTCTCTTCTTTTGTGAACTTCGGCAACTCTATGAAAATCAATTCAATATCCCCACTATACTCTACTAACTCATCCTTCTCTTTTAATTTAAAGTAACTAATAACCTTCGAAAATTCACTAAACATCTCAAAATCTGTAATCGTAATCGCAATAATAGGGTTTAATAAAAAATACTGTTCCCCAGTTAAAAGTTGAGTAGAATATGCCTTGGCGGCATTATACAGAATCCTTTTCTCCAGACCTTCGTAGTTTAAAACCTGCATCTCAATAATTACAATATTACCATTGGATAGTCTTGCCTTAACATCAACATAAGTATCTTTCATACCCTTCAGCAATGGTATTTGATAGGGGTCAACAATAGTTAAATCCTCAATAATGCTATCATCCTTGAATTTAACGATGGAATTTAAAAAGCTGATAAGAATATCCTTTGAACCTTCACTTCCAAACACCTTTTTAAAGGCAAAATCTGTCTTGACATCTAAAAAGTGCATACGGCTTCCTCCTTTGCTATTGTTAAATTATACTATAAAAGAGTCCCGAAGTCAACAAAAAAATCCTGTAAGCGTTCAGGTGGTGTAACTAAAGGAGATGTGGAGATTAAGGAGATAGGGAGATATTATTAAAAAAAATGAAATTAACTGGAGTTTCGTGAATTTTCTATGATTCTTTTCTCCTTTAATCTTTGCGTTCTTTGCGGTCGATTTCTTTGCGTTCTTTGCGATTAAAAAAGGATAAATCGCAAAGGGCACAAAGTAGTAACGCAAA is a window of bacterium DNA encoding:
- a CDS encoding Rpn family recombination-promoting nuclease/putative transposase, whose translation is MHFLDVKTDFAFKKVFGSEGSKDILISFLNSIVKFKDDSIIEDLTIVDPYQIPLLKGMKDTYVDVKARLSNGNIVIIEMQVLNYEGLEKRILYNAAKAYSTQLLTGEQYFLLNPIIAITITDFEMFSEFSKVISYFKLKEKDELVEYSGDIELIFIELPKFTKEENELENITDRWIYFIKNAGNLEYIPKTLEKEVEIKRAFEIVNQAGLSAEELEMQFKRKDFIYIQQASIRYAEKKGMERGMEKG